A section of the Castanea sativa cultivar Marrone di Chiusa Pesio chromosome 12, ASM4071231v1 genome encodes:
- the LOC142620826 gene encoding uncharacterized protein LOC142620826: protein MAEDHTRRNQNLHCHYHQDVGHTIENFRTLWNHLEQLVKEGKLKQFLYHPNKQGSHSGSVSQGNNSSRPLLGTINVIFAALGRIGSGPTRVMFMSRTLAEKSNSGPKRLRGNTPPILGFSEEDKIGIIQPHDDALIVTLRIGGYDMRRVMVEQDSGADIMYPNLFRGLNLKLKDLMAYDSPLISFEGKSVIPKGQIWLPVQSGQRL from the coding sequence ATGGCTGAGGATCATACGAGGCGAAATCAGAATCTCCATTGCCACTATCATCAGGACGTAGGTCATACTATTGAGAATTTCAGGACTCtatggaatcatttggagcagttggttaaGGAGGGTAAGTTGAAGCAGTTTTTGTATCATCCCAATAAGCAAGGAAGCCATTCAGGTTCGGTGAGTCAAGGGAATAATTCATCAAGGCCTCTTCTGGGAacgatcaatgttatttttgctgctctTGGTAGAATTGGTTCtggtcctactagggtgatgttTATGTCACGAACTCTTGCCGAGAAGTCTAACTCTGGGCCGAAGAGGCTTCGGGGAAATACTCCACCTATTTTAGGTTTCTCGGAAGAAGACAAGATTGGGATTATCCAACCGCATGACGATGCATTGATAGTCACGCTTAGGATAGGGGGCTATGATATGAGAAGGGTAATGGTTGAACAGGATAGtggtgcagatattatgtaccctaaCTTGTTCAGGGGGCTCAACTTAAAACTTAAAGATCTTATGGCTTATGATTCGCCACTAATAAGCTTCGAGGGAAAATCTGTCATACCAAAAGGGCAAATTTGGTTACCTGTGCAATCAGGTCAGAGGTTGTAG